A segment of the Bacillus sp. es.034 genome:
ATCAAGGATGGAAGCATCGACTACATCACCCCGCAAATCTACTGGTCGAGGAAACTCGCCGTCGCCAACTACTCTGTCCTGCTCGATTGGTGGAGTCGGGAAGTGAATGAGTATTCTTATGAACATCCGGTCAATCTGTACATCGGGATGGCCGATTATAAGGTCGGGGACAACTTTGACCAGGAATGGTTCAATCCTTATGAACTGCCGGGACAAATCATGGACAACCGGGCTAACGATACGGCGCTCGGCCAAATGCATTTCTCCTTAAGACAAATTTTCGAAAACCCACTTGGGTACGCCGACATCTTACGAAATGAAGTATATACGGAAAAGGCATTGACGCCTGCCACTCCTTGGAACAACGATGATCTTCCAAAAAAACCGAACACGGTAAAAGCGGATAAGCAGGAAGACGGTATCACCTTGACCATCGATGATAAGAAGCATTCCGATGCCAGAAAGTATGTGATTTACCGCTTTGATGGCGTAAAAGAAGGAGACTACCAGAATCCGGCGAATATCATTGATGTCGTGTATTCCCAAGATAGTCTGACAACCTATGAAGATACTTCTGCTCTGAAAGATGGAATGTACACGTATGGTGTTACATCCGTTTCTCCGACAGGTGTGGAAAGTAAGGGTGCGAAAACAGTGAGAGTACGATAATCATAGAAAGAAGCGTTTCCCCTAATGGAGAAACGCTTCTTCTTATTTTAACTGTATTTCCTTTACCTTTTCTCTCATATGATCCGGCCACCATGCCCCGCATTCATCGGATACCACACAGGCCGCACACTTCTCCAAATCGTACACCATCATCCCTTGAATCGGGGGTGAATAGAGGTGGAGAGTCACAAGATTCCTTGCACTCCCCTTTTTCATTTTATGAACGCCTTTCTTCGGTGCAAAAAAGAAGGAGCCTTTCCTATATTCCCGGTCAAATAACTCCTCGGGAAGCTGGTTATCCTTCACTTCAAAGATCGTGTTGACTGAAGTCCCATTCATCACCTGGATCCATCCCTTCGAATCCCCGTGATCGTGGGGGGCACATTCCATATCGGACCAATTCATGACGAGGAGCTCCACTGCTTCATTTTGATAAAGGAGCTTTCGATAATAAGGTTTTCCTTCCGGAGACTCCAGATAAGGCTGTAAATCCTCAAAACATATATTCAGAGACTGCAAGACTTCTTTCAGTACTTTTGTTGAAGGATTAGACAATTCATCCAATCGATTCTTTATCTCTTCCTTTAAGGACACTGTGGATCCCCCCCTGATGTTATCGTTTCCTCCATAGAAACCGATGAAGGACAGAAACCATCTGGCCGTTGACAATGACAACTCCTATTATAATTATGACTCCACCCAGGATGCTTATGAGAAAAATTTTCTCGTGCAGGAGGAGAATGGCGGCAATGAGAGTTGTGACAGGCTCCAAGTAGAGAAACATCGACACCTTGGACGCATCCAATACTTCCAATGCCTTCGCCCAGTACCAATACGCGATTCCCGAAACGAATACACCGAGGAACATCAAGTGTGCCCACTCTACATTTGATAGTTGGGAAATGCCTTCCCAGCCGCGGTTGCGAATGAGAAACGGGATGGTCAAACTGAATCCCAGCAGGCTCATATAAAATGTAATCACGAGAGATGGGAGCTCAATGCGAAGTTTTTTCAGAAGCACAGAGTATACCGCCCAGTTCAATGTACTGAGAATCATCAGGAGATACCCGATGTTGACAGCAAATCCGATCGACTTGTCGCTCCCCGCAGTCGTTACCATCAGCACACCCGTAATCGCGATGATCATCCCCATCGCTTTAGGGAGAGTCATTTTTTCATGAAGGAACATCATGGAAAGGATGACGGTGAACACCGGGGAAAAAGAAATCATCCATCCTGCCGACGATGCATCAATGTTCAAGAGTGCCGTCGCTTGGATGACTTGATGAATGAAGACCCCGAGGACCCCCAGGACGATCAAGTGAGGGACATACTTCAGAGGGATGGGGAGCCTGTATCCTTTTAGCAATAGAAGCATGAGCAGAAACAGAGCTCCGATCCCAAAGCGGAGGACGAGGAGCGTATAGGGATCAAGCGTACCCAGCACCGCTTTCGTCGAGACGAAGGAAATGCCCCAGAAGCTGATGGACATTGTGGCATATAGGGAAGCGGCAGCTTTTGTTTTCATCGGGATCATGGACGGGGCACCCTTTCTGGACATGGTTTCTTTTTATCAAGGTATGCTCGTCCCGGGGAAAGATGTGCAGAGGTTTAATAAAACAGGGGATTACTGCATCCAGCGTACTTATCGTTTAAGAGATCACGTTAAGTGCGCCAGAGTTGATAAATAGACGGAAATATTCCGCTTATAGAGTCATTACGATTGGAAAAGGCTGAAATAGACGGAAATATTCCGCCTATCAGCTCAAAAAATACGAAAAATTGATTGTTTTTCTTTACTTAAGCGGAAAACCTCCGCTTATATATCCCCAAAATAAGTTAGATTCTAAATGTAACCGGAAAATTTCCGATTATTTACCTTTTGCTCGTTCTTTGTTTATGATGAACCGTATCACATATACTC
Coding sequences within it:
- a CDS encoding cysteine dioxygenase family protein produces the protein MSTARWFLSFIGFYGGNDNIRGGSTVSLKEEIKNRLDELSNPSTKVLKEVLQSLNICFEDLQPYLESPEGKPYYRKLLYQNEAVELLVMNWSDMECAPHDHGDSKGWIQVMNGTSVNTIFEVKDNQLPEELFDREYRKGSFFFAPKKGVHKMKKGSARNLVTLHLYSPPIQGMMVYDLEKCAACVVSDECGAWWPDHMREKVKEIQLK
- a CDS encoding DMT family transporter produces the protein MKTKAAASLYATMSISFWGISFVSTKAVLGTLDPYTLLVLRFGIGALFLLMLLLLKGYRLPIPLKYVPHLIVLGVLGVFIHQVIQATALLNIDASSAGWMISFSPVFTVILSMMFLHEKMTLPKAMGMIIAITGVLMVTTAGSDKSIGFAVNIGYLLMILSTLNWAVYSVLLKKLRIELPSLVITFYMSLLGFSLTIPFLIRNRGWEGISQLSNVEWAHLMFLGVFVSGIAYWYWAKALEVLDASKVSMFLYLEPVTTLIAAILLLHEKIFLISILGGVIIIIGVVIVNGQMVSVLHRFLWRKR